A genomic stretch from Aerococcaceae bacterium zg-1292 includes:
- a CDS encoding ribonuclease J encodes MSVSLKNNETGIFALGGLGEVGKNMYGVQFQDEIILLDCGVMFPEDELLGIDYVIPDFQYILQNKHKVSALIISHGHEDHIGGVPFLLQQFNVPIYAGKLASALIRNKLSERGLLRDANITEIDETSVLRFKKTTVSFYLTTHSIPEAYGVVVKTPPGNIVFTGDYKFDFTPVGKPADLHRMARIGEEGVLVLLGDSTNAEIPTFTKSEKVVGRSIKNIIQSVEGRVIFATFASNVSRLQQVVEVAKDTGRKIAVFGRSMESAIKTGRELGYINTDGQDLFVDARDMQSVDSKKLIILCTGSQGEPMAALSRIANGTHRQITVQPDDTVIFSSSPIPGNTLSVNRVINRLTELGATVIHGKVNNIHTSGHGGQQEQLLMLRLMKPKYFMPVHGEFRMQSIQAELAQETGIPKEHCFVMKNGDLLAVTQNSARIAGNFQAQDVYVDGSGIGDIGSIVLRDRRTLSEDGLMIVTATIDYAAKQLVSGPDIMSRGFIYMRESLDLVNEIQSELRAAIYRALSQPTVSERQLRDTIFDTIYPLIHERTERKPMVLPILLDINKGVRKRIPLATDEKK; translated from the coding sequence ATGTCGGTATCACTGAAAAATAATGAAACAGGCATATTCGCACTAGGAGGATTAGGCGAAGTTGGGAAAAATATGTATGGTGTCCAATTTCAAGATGAAATTATCCTTTTAGATTGCGGCGTGATGTTTCCAGAAGATGAACTATTAGGAATCGATTATGTCATCCCGGATTTTCAATACATCTTACAAAACAAGCATAAAGTCTCTGCACTTATTATTAGCCATGGCCATGAGGACCATATTGGTGGCGTCCCCTTTTTACTGCAACAATTTAATGTACCGATTTATGCAGGTAAATTAGCCAGCGCCTTAATTCGTAATAAATTAAGCGAACGCGGTTTATTGCGTGATGCAAACATTACTGAAATTGACGAAACTAGTGTCTTACGCTTTAAAAAGACGACTGTCAGTTTCTACTTAACAACACATAGTATCCCGGAAGCATACGGTGTCGTCGTCAAAACACCTCCAGGTAATATCGTTTTTACTGGAGACTACAAATTTGATTTTACACCCGTGGGTAAGCCAGCTGATTTACATCGTATGGCGCGCATTGGTGAAGAAGGTGTCTTAGTCTTACTCGGCGACAGTACCAATGCTGAAATCCCGACCTTTACCAAATCGGAAAAAGTAGTCGGTCGCTCCATTAAAAACATTATCCAAAGTGTGGAAGGCCGTGTGATTTTCGCAACCTTTGCGTCAAATGTATCTCGTTTACAACAAGTAGTAGAAGTTGCAAAAGATACTGGACGTAAAATTGCTGTATTTGGTCGCAGCATGGAATCAGCCATAAAAACAGGACGCGAATTAGGCTATATCAACACGGACGGTCAAGACTTATTCGTTGATGCACGTGATATGCAATCAGTCGACAGTAAAAAACTCATTATCCTTTGTACAGGTTCTCAAGGCGAGCCGATGGCGGCACTTAGTCGTATCGCTAATGGCACACACCGTCAAATTACCGTACAACCAGATGATACAGTAATTTTTTCAAGTTCACCTATTCCAGGTAATACACTAAGTGTCAACCGTGTGATTAACCGTTTGACTGAATTGGGTGCTACTGTGATTCACGGAAAAGTAAATAATATTCACACCTCTGGACACGGTGGCCAACAAGAACAATTATTGATGCTACGCTTAATGAAGCCGAAATATTTCATGCCGGTGCATGGTGAATTCCGTATGCAAAGCATTCAAGCTGAACTCGCACAAGAAACAGGTATTCCAAAAGAGCATTGTTTCGTGATGAAAAATGGTGATTTATTAGCCGTCACTCAAAACTCTGCACGCATTGCAGGGAATTTCCAAGCGCAAGATGTGTATGTAGATGGTAGTGGTATCGGTGATATCGGCAGCATTGTTTTACGTGATCGCCGCACCCTGTCTGAAGATGGCTTGATGATTGTGACAGCAACCATTGATTATGCCGCTAAACAATTAGTCAGCGGACCTGATATTATGTCACGTGGCTTTATCTATATGCGTGAATCGCTTGACCTAGTCAACGAAATTCAATCCGAACTACGCGCAGCGATTTATCGTGCATTGTCACAGCCGACTGTTTCCGAACGACAACTACGTGACACCATTTTTGATACCATTTATCCGCTAATTCATGAACGCACTGAACGTAAGCCGATGGTATTACCTATTTTATTAGATATCAATAAAGGCGTTCGCAAACGTATACCGCTTGCGACAGATGAAAAAAAATAA
- a CDS encoding peptide chain release factor 3: MNLDIKKEVNKRRTFAIISHPDAGKTTITEQLLLFSGAIREAGTVKAKGKQSKKFAKSDWMEIEKQRGISVTSSVMQVDYDGYQVNILDTPGHEDFSEDTYRTLMAVDAAVMVVDSGKGIEPQTKKLFEVCSMRGIPIFTFMNKLDRDGREPLELVAELEEVLGINAYPMNWPMGMGKGLLGLYDIYNQRVELRGINDEEDSYIPLDADGEADGDHAFKQSTIYSQALEDAQLLLEAGNEFDKALIAQGKLTPVFFGSALTGFGVQTFFDAFVDLAPAPSAVETATDEIIEPTDDRFTGFIFKIQANMNPAHRDRIAFIRICSGQFEQGMNVTLGRTGKTLRMAHTTQFMADAREEVQEAVAGDIIGLYDTGNLQIGDTLYTNKAKVEFKPLPQFTPELFMKVSPKNVMKQKSFHKGIEQLVQEGAIQLYKTYHTEEYIIGAVGQLQFEVFQYRLLNEYNAEVDMTPIGNKIARWIDEKDLNPNMSSSRNLLARDRFGKPVFLFENQFAENWFKDKYPDITLHQLL; the protein is encoded by the coding sequence ATGAATTTAGATATAAAAAAAGAAGTGAATAAACGTCGAACGTTTGCGATTATTTCCCATCCCGATGCTGGGAAAACTACCATTACCGAGCAATTATTGCTGTTTAGTGGTGCGATTCGTGAAGCAGGGACAGTTAAAGCAAAAGGGAAACAATCGAAAAAATTTGCTAAATCAGATTGGATGGAAATTGAAAAGCAACGTGGAATTTCAGTAACCAGTTCAGTGATGCAAGTCGATTATGATGGTTATCAAGTGAATATTTTGGATACACCAGGGCATGAGGATTTCTCAGAAGATACATATCGTACGCTAATGGCAGTTGATGCGGCGGTGATGGTTGTCGATTCTGGTAAAGGGATTGAACCTCAGACCAAAAAATTATTTGAAGTTTGTAGTATGCGCGGAATTCCGATTTTCACTTTTATGAACAAATTGGACCGTGATGGTCGTGAGCCGTTAGAATTAGTAGCTGAGTTAGAAGAAGTATTGGGTATTAATGCCTATCCGATGAACTGGCCAATGGGGATGGGTAAAGGATTATTAGGGTTATATGACATATATAACCAACGTGTGGAGTTGCGTGGTATCAATGATGAAGAGGATAGCTATATTCCATTAGATGCTGACGGCGAAGCAGACGGTGACCATGCATTTAAGCAATCAACAATTTATTCTCAAGCACTGGAAGATGCGCAATTATTGTTGGAAGCGGGGAATGAGTTTGATAAAGCATTAATTGCTCAAGGGAAATTAACCCCTGTATTTTTCGGGTCAGCCTTAACGGGATTTGGTGTCCAAACCTTTTTTGATGCCTTTGTTGACTTAGCGCCTGCGCCATCAGCTGTTGAAACAGCAACAGACGAAATAATCGAACCGACAGATGACCGATTTACTGGATTTATTTTCAAAATTCAAGCAAATATGAATCCGGCACACCGTGACCGTATCGCTTTTATCCGTATTTGTTCTGGTCAATTTGAGCAAGGGATGAATGTGACACTCGGTCGTACCGGTAAGACTTTACGAATGGCACATACGACACAATTTATGGCAGATGCGCGTGAAGAAGTGCAAGAAGCGGTTGCGGGTGACATTATTGGTTTGTATGATACGGGAAATTTACAGATTGGTGATACCTTGTATACGAATAAAGCAAAAGTGGAGTTTAAGCCATTGCCACAATTTACGCCTGAATTATTTATGAAAGTTAGTCCGAAAAATGTGATGAAACAAAAATCATTTCATAAAGGGATTGAACAATTGGTTCAAGAAGGCGCAATTCAATTGTATAAAACCTATCACACGGAAGAATATATTATTGGTGCGGTGGGACAATTACAGTTTGAAGTGTTTCAATATCGTTTATTGAATGAATACAATGCGGAAGTAGACATGACACCGATTGGTAATAAGATTGCTCGTTGGATTGACGAAAAAGATTTGAATCCGAATATGTCGAGTAGTCGTAATCTATTGGCACGTGACCGTTTTGGTAAACCGGTCTTTCTATTTGAGAATCAATTTGCTGAAAATTGGTTCAAAGATAAGTATCCAGATATAACCTTGCACCAATTATTATAA
- a CDS encoding DivIVA domain-containing protein has protein sequence MQFSNSLFGYNKVQVDQALKEKDNQISTLQQQVQEIQTQLVQYIEMEQALKDGIVDARMTGNKIVEESSVEAERILQRTNEQVEQYQEEFAEHSHELVDSGLHIRDALKDMKNEMLDIIENYRELLDNTDFDALYPEEQVVRFKHQVQDYEEFDMTTKKEPKKKMWDSTSMTDEEKKELEKLIHEVIANEKPEEKPIAESKLVQFAKNS, from the coding sequence ATGCAATTTTCAAACAGTTTGTTTGGATACAATAAAGTTCAAGTTGACCAAGCCCTAAAGGAAAAGGACAATCAAATTTCGACGCTGCAACAACAAGTGCAAGAGATTCAAACGCAATTAGTACAGTATATTGAGATGGAACAAGCGTTGAAAGATGGAATTGTGGATGCACGAATGACCGGAAATAAGATTGTTGAAGAATCCAGTGTGGAAGCTGAACGCATTTTACAACGGACAAATGAACAAGTAGAGCAATACCAAGAAGAGTTTGCTGAGCATAGTCATGAGTTAGTAGATTCAGGACTGCATATTCGTGATGCGTTAAAAGATATGAAAAATGAAATGCTCGACATTATCGAAAATTACCGTGAACTATTGGATAATACAGATTTTGATGCCTTATATCCAGAAGAACAAGTGGTTCGCTTTAAGCATCAAGTACAAGATTATGAAGAGTTTGATATGACTACTAAAAAAGAACCAAAAAAGAAAATGTGGGACAGTACAAGTATGACCGACGAAGAAAAAAAAGAACTAGAAAAGCTGATTCACGAAGTTATCGCCAACGAAAAGCCCGAAGAAAAACCAATAGCCGAATCAAAATTGGTGCAATTCGCGAAAAATAGTTAA
- a CDS encoding flavocytochrome c, which produces MKKISTIASAVLLVAASVLLFITAPLSNVLAAETGTATEKGNGGDVTVTVTLENGKITDIQTKHGETGGLGEEAINRLVEQAIKNQSVELDVVSGASLTSNAFITALSKAIEKAGGDVKSFQGKKEEVKEKTEETMETEVVVVGAGGGGFAAAVSAKQAGADVVLLEKLPVVGGNTLISGGEYAAPGNWLQAKEGIEDSPENFAKDIEAAGGDPELIKVVAENATETAEWLRDEIGVKWLDSLMFFGGHSVKRSLIPEGHTGNELISKYKVKAEELDIPVLTEHDVKEILTEDGKIVGVKVETPTSILTVKAKAVVLASGGFGANKEMLYDNDPEVDDHVLSTNSPGATGDGITMAQALNADTTGMDKIQLYPICDTETGKLLYVGDTRLVGGALLVNKEGKRFVEELDTRRAISLAIKEQTDHVGYLVWDEASSEKTGTIHSHPAEAESLFERGLLHKADTLDELAEHFGIDKEQLKETVANFNENSKNEKDPEWNLRMLGWTIEEGPYYMLKAGPAVHHTMGGLKINTEAQVMNKDGEPIKGLYGAGEVTGGIHGSNRLGSSAMADISVFGRIAGKNAAEFVKE; this is translated from the coding sequence ATGAAAAAAATTTCAACAATAGCATCAGCTGTCCTACTAGTGGCTGCAAGTGTATTATTATTTATCACGGCACCATTGAGTAATGTTTTAGCGGCTGAAACAGGTACCGCAACCGAAAAAGGAAACGGCGGTGATGTGACCGTTACGGTAACCCTGGAAAATGGTAAAATTACCGATATCCAAACAAAACACGGTGAAACCGGTGGATTAGGTGAAGAAGCTATCAATCGTTTGGTCGAACAAGCGATTAAAAACCAATCGGTAGAACTTGATGTTGTTTCAGGAGCGTCATTAACTTCCAATGCCTTTATCACTGCTTTATCAAAAGCAATTGAAAAAGCTGGTGGTGACGTTAAGTCATTCCAAGGTAAAAAAGAAGAAGTTAAAGAAAAAACAGAAGAAACAATGGAAACAGAAGTTGTCGTCGTCGGTGCTGGTGGTGGTGGTTTTGCTGCTGCAGTATCTGCTAAACAAGCAGGTGCAGATGTTGTTTTATTAGAAAAATTACCTGTGGTTGGTGGAAATACCCTTATCTCAGGTGGTGAATACGCGGCTCCAGGAAACTGGCTGCAAGCAAAAGAAGGAATTGAAGACTCACCTGAAAACTTCGCTAAAGATATCGAAGCAGCTGGTGGCGACCCTGAGCTTATAAAAGTTGTCGCAGAAAATGCGACTGAAACAGCTGAGTGGTTACGCGATGAAATCGGTGTGAAATGGTTAGATTCATTAATGTTCTTTGGTGGACACTCTGTCAAACGTTCATTAATTCCTGAAGGGCATACTGGTAATGAATTAATTTCAAAATATAAAGTCAAAGCAGAAGAATTAGACATTCCAGTCTTAACAGAACATGATGTCAAAGAAATCTTAACAGAAGACGGAAAAATTGTTGGCGTGAAAGTCGAAACGCCTACATCCATTCTTACGGTTAAAGCAAAAGCCGTTGTTTTAGCTTCAGGTGGTTTTGGTGCAAACAAAGAAATGCTTTACGATAATGACCCAGAAGTTGATGACCATGTCTTGTCAACAAACTCACCAGGTGCTACTGGAGACGGTATCACTATGGCACAAGCACTTAATGCCGATACTACAGGTATGGACAAAATCCAATTATATCCAATTTGTGACACTGAAACAGGTAAATTACTTTATGTCGGTGATACACGTTTAGTAGGCGGGGCTCTTCTTGTTAATAAAGAAGGTAAACGTTTTGTCGAAGAATTAGATACACGACGTGCAATTTCATTAGCTATTAAAGAACAAACTGACCATGTCGGCTACCTTGTATGGGATGAAGCATCTTCTGAAAAAACAGGAACCATCCATTCACATCCTGCTGAAGCAGAAAGCTTATTCGAACGTGGCTTATTACACAAAGCAGATACATTGGATGAATTAGCTGAACATTTTGGTATTGATAAAGAGCAATTAAAAGAAACAGTTGCCAACTTCAATGAAAACTCTAAAAACGAAAAAGATCCAGAATGGAATCTTCGTATGTTAGGTTGGACAATTGAAGAAGGACCTTACTACATGTTGAAAGCAGGTCCTGCTGTTCATCATACAATGGGCGGATTAAAAATCAATACTGAAGCTCAAGTGATGAACAAAGATGGTGAACCAATCAAAGGTTTATATGGTGCCGGTGAAGTTACCGGTGGTATTCACGGTTCAAACCGTCTAGGCTCATCTGCCATGGCTGATATTTCTGTATTCGGACGTATCGCTGGTAAAAATGCCGCTGAATTCGTTAAAGAATAA
- the pepF gene encoding oligoendopeptidase F, whose protein sequence is MTQLPLREALPVEETWDLSLLFKDSQAYHESISETQELILSFEERFKGHLNDVETIINSLEDYEMISRRQAYISAYGSLGYETDKLNREYEENRAKLEGFAEYSSAHLVFYISELSGQPVEILEAVMTHPNGEPFKYFLQDIIDKQPYLLSPEAEAVLSRLSATLQHPYIQYLTTKFQDLTFDSFEANGKTYQNSFVTFEGDFEAHLDANIRRESWKSFHEGLAHYQHTAAENYINHVKTEKRLASLRGFDSVIDYLLMNQKVSREAYNRQIDVIMAEFAPVMRRYAKLLKEEQQLDSIGLCDIKMPFTTIEPEKISISASRELMENIFGIFGEEYLSVVQRSFDERWIDFPMNQTKSTGGFCLSVYDGPSYTLLNWTGLLSEVLVLAHELGHAGHFNLSNKRQLSITPEASLYFIEAPSTANEVIACQYLLNQPIDDAQKRVLISEFISRTYFHNMVTHLLEADFQRKVYQAVDNGELLNATVLNQFFHETLSQFWGEAVEITPGAELTWMRQPHYFMGLYPYTYSAGLTVGTQIGQRIAKGEQAAIDSWLTVLKAGGTLSPLELAAKAGVSMENANALRSAIQYVDGLLDQIEALKA, encoded by the coding sequence ATGACACAATTACCATTAAGAGAAGCATTACCAGTAGAAGAAACATGGGATTTAAGTTTATTATTCAAAGATAGCCAAGCCTATCATGAATCAATCAGTGAGACACAGGAATTAATTTTATCATTTGAAGAACGTTTCAAAGGACACTTAAATGATGTTGAAACAATTATTAACTCGTTGGAAGACTACGAAATGATTTCGCGTCGCCAAGCGTATATCAGTGCCTATGGTTCATTGGGATATGAAACGGATAAATTAAACCGCGAATATGAAGAAAACCGTGCAAAACTAGAAGGGTTTGCTGAATATTCATCCGCACATTTGGTGTTTTATATCTCTGAATTAAGTGGCCAACCTGTTGAAATCCTAGAAGCGGTAATGACGCATCCTAATGGTGAACCGTTTAAATACTTCTTACAAGATATCATTGATAAGCAACCGTATTTATTATCACCAGAAGCAGAAGCGGTCTTGAGTCGGTTATCTGCGACACTGCAACATCCATATATTCAGTACTTAACGACAAAATTTCAAGATTTAACCTTTGATTCATTTGAAGCGAATGGCAAAACCTATCAAAATAGTTTTGTCACATTTGAAGGGGACTTTGAAGCACATTTAGATGCTAATATTCGTCGTGAATCGTGGAAATCATTCCATGAAGGCTTGGCACATTATCAACATACAGCTGCTGAAAATTATATTAATCATGTTAAAACAGAAAAACGATTAGCAAGCCTACGTGGTTTTGATTCTGTCATTGATTACTTGTTAATGAATCAAAAAGTTTCTCGCGAAGCATACAATCGTCAAATTGATGTGATTATGGCAGAGTTTGCGCCAGTGATGCGTCGTTATGCAAAATTATTAAAAGAAGAGCAGCAATTAGATTCTATCGGGTTATGCGATATCAAAATGCCATTTACAACAATAGAACCGGAAAAAATTAGTATTTCTGCGTCACGTGAATTAATGGAAAATATCTTTGGTATCTTTGGCGAAGAGTATTTAAGTGTAGTACAACGTAGTTTTGATGAGCGTTGGATTGATTTTCCAATGAATCAAACTAAATCGACCGGTGGGTTCTGTCTATCAGTATATGATGGACCAAGTTATACACTGTTAAATTGGACAGGGTTATTAAGTGAAGTGTTAGTGTTAGCTCATGAATTAGGTCATGCTGGTCATTTTAATTTATCGAATAAACGTCAATTGAGTATCACGCCGGAAGCAAGCTTATACTTTATTGAAGCACCATCGACTGCAAATGAAGTTATTGCCTGTCAATATCTATTAAATCAACCAATTGATGATGCGCAAAAACGGGTATTAATCTCTGAATTTATCTCTCGCACGTATTTCCATAATATGGTGACGCATTTATTAGAAGCAGATTTCCAACGAAAAGTCTATCAAGCTGTGGACAATGGGGAATTGTTAAATGCGACAGTGTTAAATCAATTCTTCCATGAAACTTTATCGCAATTTTGGGGAGAGGCGGTTGAAATTACACCGGGAGCAGAATTAACATGGATGCGTCAGCCTCATTACTTCATGGGATTATATCCATATACCTATTCAGCTGGTTTAACGGTCGGTACGCAAATCGGACAACGAATCGCAAAAGGAGAACAAGCAGCGATTGATAGTTGGTTAACAGTCTTAAAAGCTGGTGGAACTTTATCGCCACTTGAATTAGCCGCAAAAGCAGGTGTTTCTATGGAAAACGCCAATGCTTTGCGCAGTGCGATTCAATACGTCGATGGCTTGTTAGATCAGATTGAGGCGCTAAAAGCGTAG
- a CDS encoding aminotransferase class I/II-fold pyridoxal phosphate-dependent enzyme, with the protein MRNFLNQKVQAIEPSGIRRFFSMASEMTDVISLGVGEPDFDTPWHVRDEGIYTIQKGRTFYTANAGLLELRQAIAENIMRLQGVPYDPTKEVLVTIGGSEAIDLVFRAVIEPGDEVIYTQPCYVSYLPCVQLAGGVPVAVDLKEENNFRLTRAELEAAITDKTKVLVLSFPNNPTGAVMTKADLEAIADLIIEKDLLVVSDEIYDRLTYNDDEEHVSIISLPGMRERTIYINGFSKAYAMTGWRLGYCAGPAVLIEQMTKIHQFTIMAAPTMSQYAGLEALRSGDPDVEEMRESYNQRRRFLLSELERLGIPCFEPLGAFYIFPNISQFGMTSEEFATRLIMEKRVAVVPGTAFGKSGEGFIRISYAYSINELKVALERIEEFIIELHREKALHSMR; encoded by the coding sequence ATGAGAAACTTTTTAAATCAAAAAGTTCAAGCGATTGAGCCGTCGGGTATTCGTCGTTTTTTCAGCATGGCAAGTGAAATGACGGATGTCATCTCATTAGGTGTTGGTGAGCCAGACTTCGATACACCATGGCATGTCCGTGATGAAGGTATCTACACGATTCAAAAAGGACGGACATTTTACACAGCTAATGCTGGTTTGTTAGAGCTGCGTCAAGCGATTGCGGAAAATATTATGCGTTTACAAGGCGTACCGTATGACCCAACCAAAGAAGTGCTGGTGACCATCGGTGGCTCCGAAGCGATTGACTTAGTGTTTCGTGCAGTCATTGAACCAGGTGATGAGGTTATCTATACACAACCGTGTTATGTGTCGTATTTACCTTGTGTGCAATTAGCAGGGGGTGTACCAGTCGCTGTTGACTTAAAAGAGGAAAACAATTTCCGATTAACCCGTGCGGAATTGGAAGCAGCGATTACGGATAAAACTAAAGTATTAGTATTATCGTTTCCGAATAATCCGACCGGTGCGGTGATGACCAAAGCGGATTTAGAAGCGATTGCGGATTTGATTATTGAAAAAGACTTATTGGTTGTCTCAGACGAAATTTATGACCGCTTAACATATAATGACGATGAAGAACATGTTAGCATTATTAGTTTACCAGGTATGCGCGAACGTACAATTTATATTAATGGATTTTCTAAAGCGTATGCGATGACTGGATGGCGATTGGGATATTGTGCTGGGCCAGCGGTATTGATTGAGCAAATGACGAAAATACATCAATTTACGATTATGGCTGCACCGACGATGAGTCAATATGCGGGGTTAGAAGCACTAAGGTCAGGAGACCCTGATGTAGAAGAGATGCGTGAAAGTTACAATCAACGTCGGCGATTCTTGTTATCTGAATTAGAGCGATTAGGGATACCGTGTTTTGAACCATTAGGAGCTTTTTATATTTTCCCAAATATTTCGCAATTTGGCATGACATCTGAAGAGTTTGCGACTCGATTGATTATGGAAAAACGCGTTGCAGTCGTTCCGGGTACGGCATTTGGTAAGAGTGGCGAAGGGTTTATTCGTATTTCTTACGCCTACTCAATTAATGAGTTAAAAGTTGCACTTGAACGAATAGAAGAATTTATTATTGAATTACACCGTGAAAAAGCATTGCATTCAATGCGATAA
- a CDS encoding Lrp/AsnC family transcriptional regulator, which yields METREKILKLIEHDSRLTNKEIATLLGLEEALIAQTIKELEEEKIICGYHTLVNWDKTDDNMVSAIIELRVNPQRGKGFDRIAEKIYHFPEVKTMYLASGGFDFMLELHKAPIREIADFVSSRLSVIEEVQSTTTHVILKKYKEYDTLFIKKEDHRRMVVMP from the coding sequence ATGGAAACTAGAGAAAAAATCTTGAAACTGATTGAGCACGATAGTCGTTTGACGAATAAAGAAATAGCGACATTACTAGGTTTGGAAGAGGCATTAATTGCGCAAACCATTAAAGAATTAGAAGAAGAGAAAATTATTTGTGGCTACCATACTTTAGTAAACTGGGACAAAACAGATGATAATATGGTTTCGGCGATTATTGAATTACGCGTTAACCCGCAACGTGGGAAAGGGTTTGACCGTATTGCCGAGAAGATTTATCATTTTCCAGAAGTAAAAACGATGTATTTAGCATCTGGCGGATTTGACTTTATGTTAGAATTGCATAAAGCACCGATTCGTGAAATTGCTGATTTTGTATCCTCGCGTTTATCGGTGATTGAAGAAGTTCAATCGACAACTACCCATGTTATCTTGAAAAAATACAAAGAGTATGACACATTATTTATTAAAAAAGAAGATCATCGTCGGATGGTGGTTATGCCATGA
- a CDS encoding alpha-amylase, producing the protein MENHTIMQYFEWYLPSDGQHWRRLEEDSAHLADLGITKVWMPPAFKGTNEHDVGYGVYDIFDLGEFDQKGTVRTKYGLKDEYLAAINALKANGIAPIADVVLNHKANGDHLERFQVLKMNPTNRQEAISEPYEIEAWTHFDFEGRANQYSDFKWHWYHFSGTDYDALNQETGIFMIYGDNKGWADDDKVDSENGNYDYLMFTDIDYRHPDVVQHIEDWMYWFVDTTGVEGFRLDAIKHIDHQFIQQLMAKAQERYGESFYIFGEYWHADTAIKGAYLADTQYTFDILDVALHMNFYTASQAGESYDLTQLFDNALVQELPTSAVTFVENHDTQRGQALESTVQDWFKPMAYAAILLREAGLPCVFYGDYYGVEGEFGQPSFREDLDRMMHLRRHHAYGEQTDYLDDPNCIGWTRLGNDEYPDGIAVVLSNGDDNEKRMFVGELNAGKVFVDYLGNHDGEITIDEEGWGEFPVNGGSVSVWTNQEIR; encoded by the coding sequence ATGGAAAATCATACAATTATGCAATATTTTGAATGGTATTTGCCAAGTGATGGTCAGCACTGGCGCCGTTTAGAAGAAGATAGCGCGCATTTAGCAGATTTAGGAATTACTAAGGTATGGATGCCACCAGCGTTTAAAGGAACCAATGAACATGATGTGGGTTACGGAGTGTACGATATTTTTGACTTAGGTGAATTTGACCAAAAAGGAACAGTCCGTACGAAATATGGGTTAAAAGATGAATATTTAGCAGCTATTAATGCATTAAAAGCAAATGGTATTGCACCGATTGCGGATGTGGTGTTGAATCATAAAGCTAATGGTGACCACTTAGAACGATTTCAAGTACTGAAAATGAATCCAACCAATCGTCAAGAAGCGATTAGTGAACCTTATGAGATTGAAGCGTGGACACATTTTGATTTTGAAGGCAGAGCGAACCAGTATAGCGATTTTAAATGGCATTGGTATCATTTTTCAGGCACTGATTATGATGCGCTTAATCAAGAAACCGGTATTTTTATGATTTACGGTGATAATAAAGGCTGGGCGGATGATGATAAAGTTGATAGTGAAAATGGTAATTATGATTATTTAATGTTTACTGATATTGACTATCGTCATCCAGACGTGGTTCAGCATATTGAAGATTGGATGTATTGGTTTGTAGATACGACCGGTGTTGAAGGATTTCGCTTAGATGCAATCAAACATATTGACCATCAATTTATTCAACAATTAATGGCGAAGGCACAAGAACGCTATGGTGAAAGTTTTTATATTTTTGGTGAATACTGGCATGCAGATACCGCGATTAAAGGTGCTTATTTAGCGGACACACAATATACCTTCGATATTTTAGATGTCGCGTTGCATATGAATTTTTATACAGCGAGTCAAGCGGGCGAATCTTACGATTTGACGCAATTATTTGACAATGCTTTGGTACAAGAGTTACCAACATCTGCAGTCACCTTTGTTGAAAATCATGATACGCAACGAGGTCAAGCACTTGAGTCAACAGTGCAAGATTGGTTTAAACCGATGGCGTATGCAGCTATTTTATTGCGTGAAGCAGGATTACCTTGTGTATTTTATGGTGATTATTATGGTGTAGAAGGCGAATTTGGGCAACCGAGCTTTAGAGAGGATTTGGACCGGATGATGCATTTACGTCGTCATCACGCTTATGGTGAACAAACGGATTATTTAGATGATCCAAATTGTATCGGTTGGACGCGTTTAGGTAATGATGAATACCCAGATGGGATTGCCGTGGTATTGAGTAATGGTGATGACAATGAAAAACGCATGTTTGTTGGTGAATTAAATGCAGGTAAAGTATTTGTTGATTATTTAGGTAATCATGACGGGGAAATCACAATTGACGAAGAAGGTTGGGGCGAGTTTCCAGTAAATGGCGGTTCGGTATCCGTGTGGACAAATCAAGAAATCCGGTAG